The genomic region CCTGATTCGCATGGTCGGAGATGACCCTTGCCTGGAGATCGCCGCGCTCGACCCGCTCCATTCCCCCTGGAGCCGCGACGCGGGCCAATACAGCAGGTACCATGCCGTGTCCCGCATTGCGGGATGCGCCGAGGCAAACCCGGCCGGGCGCCCAGGAGTCTGGTGGTGGGGATGAATTGCCAGCGATTCGCAACGTGGGGCGTGCCCTGTCTGGTGCGTTTCCGCACGCGGAGGGGCAACGGGGTGCGCGCGGTTCTCCAGCTATAGCATCAGGTCACCGCCGTTGATATCGAAGGACGCCCCCGTGATGTATCCCGCCGCCTCGGAGGCCACGAAACAGATCAGGTCTGCAACCTCTTCGGCTGTCCCGAGCCTGGCGATCGGATAGCTCGCCGCGAGGGCGGCAAGCTGCTCCTGCGTTGCGTGCTCGCGTGTCAGCTCGGTGTCGATCATCCCCGGACAGATCGCGTTCACGGTGATCCCGAACGGTCCGAGCTCCTTGGCCGCGGCCCGGGTGAGTCCCTGGAGCCCGGCCTTCGACGCCGTGTAGTGCGCGCCACCCAGGGTGCTCACCGTCTTCCCGGCGAGGGAGGAGATGTTGACGATCCGCCCGTACTTGCGCTCCTTCATCGGCCGGACCACCGCCTTGGTGAGGAGAAAGGGCGCGGTGAGGTTCACTTCGATCGCGCGGCGCCACTCGTCCGCGGTGAGGGTTTCGAAGCGGGTGGAGTGCGCGTAGGCAGCGTTGTTGACGAGGATATCGAGCCGCCCGAACCGCTCCAGCACCTTTTCAATGATTGTGTCCGGCGCGTCGGAATCGGTCACGTCCCCGGGCACGGCGAAGGCCCGGTCCCCAAGCTCCCGGGCCAGCGCGTCGGCGCGCTCTTGATCGCGGACATTCACCGCGACCGATGCTCCGCGCGCAATGAGACGCTCCGTGGCCGCGCGCCCGAGTCCGCGAGCCGCGCCCGTGATCAGGGCGACACGTCCGTCGAAGTCATCTCGGGGGGAGCGCGCGGTCACGGCGCGCTCGCCTCGTCCTCGGCGGTCGGGCCGCGAGTGGCGCGATCGATCTGTCGGATCGCGCCCAGGTGGTATGCGAGGTGCGCGACGCTGCCCGCCATCCAGCCGGCCTCGACGTCACTCACGTCACGAGAGGTGCCGAGCGCCTCGGCCCACCGGGTCGCCTCGCGTCGGAGCTCGTGGCGCAGGATTCGCCATTCGCTCTCGGACACGACCGTCCGCCGCCAGCTGGCCGTCCAGTCCATCTCGGGCCAGGGGGGCGAAACGCCCTCCGCCCATCGATTGAGGAGCGAGAGCCCGTACCGGAGATGATCGACGTGCGCGGCGATCGACGCTCCGCCTCCGTGGATCGCGGAGGCCGCGGCCGCCGAGAGCCGATCGAGTGACTCGAGCAGGCCGCGATCGCCCTGGTTCAGCACGAACGTCCGCGCGTTCGGATCGGGAGAGCCCTGGACCAGCTCATCGAAGATTGCCCGTAGAGCCATGGCGACGGGGTCCGCGCTCATGGCCGCAGTGTAAGCTAACGAACCGTGGACGGGAATCGCCGGGTGGGAATTGGTCCGCCGGGCGTTCAATGATGCGTTGACCTCTCCAGCGGGCGGGGGCATCGTGCCGCACATGAGATGGAAGCGGCATCTGGCAAATCTTCCGCTCGTGGGCCCTCTACTGCTCTTCGCCTACCGGGCCCGGGCGAGCGCGGCCACGGGGCTCGGGCCGCTCCGGGAATACGCGCGCTGGCTCGTCGCCTCGCGCGAGCTCACCAATTACACCTACGATCTGACGGAGCGGAACAAGCGGCACCTCGCGTGGTTCGTCTCGGAGGTGGCCGGAATCGCCCCCGCCGCCGCGCTCGGATACATCCAAGAGCTGGAGAACGACGAGGACCTTCGCGCGCACATCCGTAGCGCGATCCAATCTAGCCCGGACGGTCGATTCAGCGACCGGGAGATCCGGTTCGGCCGTCGCCTAGGGTGGTACGCCATCGCCCGAGCGACCAAGCCGGGCGTGGTGGTAGAGACAGGCGTGGACAAGGGTCTGGGCTCCTGCGTCCTCGCCGCCGCGCTCCGGCGAAACGCCGAGGAGGGTCGGCCCGGCATCTACTACGGCACCGACATCGATCCCAAAGCCGGATTCCTGTTCGGGGGCGAGTATGCGAAAGTCGGGAAGCTGCTCTACGGAGACTCCGTGGAGTCATTGCTCCGCCTGGACGCGGGCATCGGCCTGTTCATCAACGACAGCGACCATTCGG from Candidatus Eisenbacteria bacterium harbors:
- a CDS encoding class I SAM-dependent methyltransferase; the protein is MRWKRHLANLPLVGPLLLFAYRARASAATGLGPLREYARWLVASRELTNYTYDLTERNKRHLAWFVSEVAGIAPAAALGYIQELENDEDLRAHIRSAIQSSPDGRFSDREIRFGRRLGWYAIARATKPGVVVETGVDKGLGSCVLAAALRRNAEEGRPGIYYGTDIDPKAGFLFGGEYAKVGKLLYGDSVESLLRLDAGIGLFINDSDHSVDYEAREYAVIESKLAGSAIVLGDNAHATDELLRFAERSGRRFLYFREQPDRHWYPGAGIGAAYFGH
- a CDS encoding SDR family oxidoreductase, which gives rise to MDGGQRRAPRIPPGRDPTDRSRHSRPDRRGRGERAVTARSPRDDFDGRVALITGAARGLGRAATERLIARGASVAVNVRDQERADALARELGDRAFAVPGDVTDSDAPDTIIEKVLERFGRLDILVNNAAYAHSTRFETLTADEWRRAIEVNLTAPFLLTKAVVRPMKERKYGRIVNISSLAGKTVSTLGGAHYTASKAGLQGLTRAAAKELGPFGITVNAICPGMIDTELTREHATQEQLAALAASYPIARLGTAEEVADLICFVASEAAGYITGASFDINGGDLML